One window of the Archangium primigenium genome contains the following:
- a CDS encoding PhoD-like phosphatase N-terminal domain-containing protein, giving the protein MRALDAGPAYFPQAVASGEPGAHEVVLWTRVVDPLEPGARLSVSLQVAQDADFTRCVVDVTGLVPSPERDHTLKVRVTRLEPGTCYHYRFLVERDGQWRGSACGRTRTGTVSPLTRPLHFTVARYQDLLGARASRLDGDEPEFILFLGDSLREAGEAGVAAPSAAPSVSRYRAWCRAYRARSEPRRWHSALPLLVLWEEARCERWRAVWRALCDYLPVDPFHEAVCVGGRTAPIAHAA; this is encoded by the coding sequence GTGCGTGCCCTGGACGCGGGGCCGGCGTACTTCCCCCAGGCGGTGGCCTCGGGGGAGCCGGGCGCCCACGAGGTGGTGTTGTGGACGCGGGTGGTGGATCCGCTCGAGCCCGGCGCGCGGCTGTCCGTGTCGCTCCAGGTGGCCCAGGACGCGGACTTCACGCGGTGCGTGGTGGACGTGACGGGGCTGGTGCCCTCGCCCGAGCGCGACCACACCCTCAAGGTCCGCGTGACGCGGCTGGAGCCCGGCACCTGCTACCACTACCGCTTCCTCGTGGAGCGGGACGGGCAGTGGCGCGGCTCGGCGTGTGGCCGCACGCGCACGGGCACCGTGTCGCCCCTGACGCGGCCCCTGCACTTCACGGTGGCCCGCTACCAGGACTTGCTCGGCGCGCGCGCCAGCCGGCTGGACGGGGACGAGCCGGAGTTCATCCTCTTCCTGGGGGACAGCCTGCGCGAGGCGGGGGAGGCCGGGGTGGCGGCGCCCTCGGCGGCGCCCTCGGTGTCGCGCTACCGCGCGTGGTGCCGCGCCTACCGCGCCCGCTCCGAGCCCCGGCGCTGGCACTCGGCCCTGCCCCTGCTGGTGCTGTGGGAGGAGGCGCGGTGCGAGCGGTGGCGCGCGGTGTGGCGCGCCCTGTGTGACTACCTGCCCGTGGACCCCTTCCACGAGGCGGTGTGCGTGGGCGGCCGGACGGCGCCGATCGCCCACGCGGCGTGA
- a CDS encoding Tox-REase-5 domain-containing protein has protein sequence MRGVWALLWLVATGAGAAPERALERLLAHAALPAHLAPPPDEPLTEARTQQLWRALLDSAPTARTFAPRTTLAHLLRTGAPDSLRARAEHFRPLVVVRPDGYVCVALTGAPLAWLGPPTLLDGHLSVHRLRVGAFYFDRAGVFFAVDDALRPTGPPLGRDPATAALLGSQDAVEQLALALAHLLVHPVRSLEGLSQLPSGLAHLLATSPEYFARYGALPLETQVREASRLATHLLTLQGGLVAQGPRLAGAARLPVLTLSARGELVLGSIATPVAAPALVAHAGAASLVFMAQGMPPPGGPGQWLQKPEGMSSEAQRYQSQVTGAPEGWVYRVRTGPGPKDFVDFDGFRDGVLLEAKGPGYQDLLRKMYGKDWFKGFDQLFGQAERQMRVPGSNPIQWHIAEQDVALRLRTAFRDEGLGRIKVIHTPIK, from the coding sequence ATGAGGGGCGTGTGGGCGCTCCTGTGGCTCGTGGCGACGGGGGCCGGGGCCGCGCCCGAGCGCGCCCTGGAGCGGCTGCTCGCGCACGCGGCCCTGCCCGCGCACCTCGCGCCCCCACCCGACGAGCCCCTCACCGAGGCGCGGACCCAACAACTCTGGCGTGCCCTGCTCGACAGCGCGCCCACCGCACGCACCTTCGCGCCCCGCACCACCCTGGCGCACCTGCTGCGCACCGGCGCCCCGGACTCCCTGCGCGCCCGGGCCGAGCACTTCCGTCCCCTCGTCGTGGTGCGTCCGGACGGCTACGTCTGCGTCGCCCTCACCGGCGCGCCTCTCGCCTGGCTGGGTCCGCCCACCCTCCTCGACGGCCACCTGTCCGTGCACCGCCTGCGTGTGGGCGCCTTCTACTTCGACCGGGCGGGCGTCTTCTTCGCCGTGGACGACGCCTTGCGGCCCACGGGGCCCCCCCTGGGCCGCGACCCCGCCACCGCCGCCCTCCTGGGCTCCCAGGACGCCGTCGAGCAACTGGCCCTCGCCCTCGCCCACCTCCTCGTGCACCCCGTGCGCTCACTCGAAGGCCTGAGCCAACTGCCCTCCGGCCTCGCCCACCTCCTCGCCACATCTCCCGAGTACTTCGCGCGCTACGGCGCCCTGCCCCTGGAAACCCAGGTCCGCGAGGCCTCGCGGCTGGCCACCCACCTGCTCACGCTCCAAGGGGGCCTCGTCGCCCAGGGGCCCAGACTGGCCGGAGCCGCGCGACTGCCCGTGCTCACCCTCTCCGCCCGGGGCGAACTGGTGCTGGGCAGCATCGCCACGCCCGTGGCCGCTCCGGCCCTCGTGGCCCACGCGGGCGCCGCCTCCCTCGTCTTCATGGCCCAGGGCATGCCGCCTCCGGGTGGCCCCGGACAGTGGCTCCAGAAACCCGAGGGCATGTCCTCCGAGGCCCAGCGCTACCAGTCCCAGGTGACGGGCGCCCCCGAGGGCTGGGTGTACCGCGTGCGCACCGGCCCCGGTCCCAAGGACTTCGTCGACTTCGACGGCTTTCGCGACGGTGTCCTCCTCGAGGCCAAGGGTCCCGGCTACCAGGATCTCCTGCGCAAGATGTATGGGAAGGACTGGTTCAAGGGATTCGACCAACTTTTCGGACAAGCCGAGCGTCAGATGAGAGTCCCCGGAAGCAACCCCATCCAGTGGCACATCGCGGAACAAGACGTCGCGCTTCGACTGCGGACGGCCTTTCGTGACGAGGGCCTGGGCCGGATCAAAGTCATTCACACTCCCATCAAATGA
- a CDS encoding AAA family ATPase, which produces MTSHSRSRALAAFLPGSLVRALQEDDTRPREGAWHEQPGAVLFADLTGFTALAETLDRGDPSGAEQLRGILDACFSQLIGTLRAHGGDVLRFAGDALVALWPAESWDGLPRAVERAAHCALEAQALLEAAPPQGGVRTRLKVGIGAGRVRLSDVCGEQGHWDFLASGEPLLEMTQAEQTAQPGEIILGPQASRHLPHARGEPRGPVGFRLTGLPPLAPSPVRAVEPPPHLESALRAYLPRIVSLRLEAGHGQWLSEFRTVTVLFINLGGPALAAGHHPAELQHTSRILQAILFRHGGSAHQMVVDDKGVVMVAAFGLPLLSHEDDAVRAVLATLEMRAALRERGMPYRLGVATGRVFCGTIGSDTRHEYVMVGHTVNLAARLMQAAVDDVLCDGATLARSSERLRFELLPPLKMKGITQPVPIFRPHENGLGPDSRRGLPVVGREPERAQLAAAVRALADTGTGRTLLIDAEAGMGKSVLVDEALEGARALGVSTAQGEGTSEERARAYHAWRPVLARLLGLEAAPDPGARAAILLERLRHRPEHVAWAPLLNGVLPVQLPEGDGLQHMTAALRGSNTRELLVQLLDDACRERPRMVVLDDAHWMDSASWELALAAQRRVRRLLLVLCARPPTETADTGHRQLREAPGTRLLTLGRMPEEDVLALVCQRLGARRLPGPMVTLLRERAEGHPFFGEQLACALRDAGHLVVERGDCRWAPGPGGTAPPGLPSTIQGLLISRMDRLTPQQQLTLKVASVLGRAFPLVLLRDIHPVASDRESLAEQLDALHHLGLVQPQKASAQGPEYAFQHILIQEAAYHLMAFAQRRELHRAVAEHHERAEHSEERLPLLAHHWHRAEQPERALSYLERAAETASGRGAPREAIALLTQALALATGGAPPLGPLRATRWNARLAQAHHALGDMDTALAHADRALALLGDTRPTTRWAWGRRLVREGGQHLVGLALSRGCAATGPDEHRERLTLAAGLFSLLAEQSFYDDRLLESMACNFAAVNRAEAVRAFSTAAVAYNALGYMAGMGRSRPLARHYFRRAATPGPSPHTDVVEGAYHLTFGRWEEGLGQVERGIAAARRINDCFTQCTGLEVLGMGLELARAPGAAQAVRETMLQVATEAASAVNTMWALSEMATTLLHLARPREAAERLREAQALLPRSDPLAVLRYHCNAALVAHRTGEDIQARGHAHEALRMLRARPVVVWSDVTSLSALAQACLELWEDAQGASAAVCGEFRALTRDALRVLVKAGRLYPTARSRAERLAGTSAWLEGRRERAVRLWRRALASAREHRLPTDEALAHQALARAAPPTSATRAVHRHQARRLFEHLGAHGLIQALDRWEYPSTLP; this is translated from the coding sequence ATGACATCCCACTCCAGGTCGCGTGCCCTCGCGGCCTTCCTGCCCGGCTCGCTCGTACGTGCCCTGCAGGAAGACGACACCCGGCCGCGCGAGGGGGCCTGGCACGAGCAACCCGGCGCGGTGCTCTTCGCCGACCTCACGGGCTTCACCGCGCTCGCCGAGACGCTGGACCGGGGAGACCCCTCGGGCGCCGAGCAGCTCCGGGGCATCCTCGATGCCTGCTTCTCCCAGCTCATCGGCACCCTGCGGGCCCACGGCGGGGACGTGCTGCGCTTCGCCGGGGATGCGCTGGTGGCGCTCTGGCCCGCGGAGTCCTGGGACGGCCTGCCGCGCGCGGTGGAGCGCGCGGCCCACTGCGCCCTGGAGGCCCAGGCCCTCCTGGAGGCCGCGCCGCCCCAGGGCGGGGTGCGCACGCGCCTCAAGGTGGGCATCGGCGCGGGCCGGGTGCGGCTGTCCGACGTGTGCGGCGAGCAGGGGCACTGGGACTTCCTCGCCTCGGGCGAGCCGCTGCTGGAGATGACCCAGGCGGAGCAGACCGCCCAGCCCGGGGAGATCATCCTCGGCCCGCAGGCCTCGCGGCACCTGCCCCACGCCCGGGGCGAGCCCCGCGGCCCGGTGGGCTTCCGGCTCACGGGCCTGCCGCCCCTCGCGCCCAGCCCGGTGCGCGCCGTGGAGCCCCCGCCCCACCTGGAGTCGGCGCTGCGCGCCTACCTGCCCCGCATCGTCTCGCTGCGGCTGGAGGCGGGCCATGGCCAGTGGCTGTCCGAGTTCCGCACCGTCACCGTGCTCTTCATCAACCTGGGCGGCCCGGCGCTCGCCGCGGGGCACCACCCCGCGGAGCTGCAACACACCTCGCGCATCCTCCAGGCCATCCTCTTCCGCCACGGGGGCAGTGCCCACCAGATGGTGGTGGACGACAAGGGCGTGGTGATGGTGGCGGCCTTCGGCCTGCCCCTGCTCTCGCACGAGGACGACGCGGTGCGCGCGGTGCTGGCCACGCTCGAGATGCGCGCGGCGCTGCGCGAGCGCGGCATGCCCTACCGGTTGGGCGTGGCCACCGGGCGCGTCTTCTGCGGCACCATCGGCTCGGACACCCGGCACGAGTACGTGATGGTGGGCCACACGGTGAACCTGGCGGCGCGGCTGATGCAGGCCGCCGTGGACGACGTGCTCTGTGATGGCGCCACGCTGGCGCGCAGCTCCGAGCGGCTGCGCTTCGAGCTGCTGCCGCCACTCAAGATGAAGGGCATCACCCAGCCGGTGCCCATCTTCCGGCCCCACGAGAACGGGCTCGGTCCGGACAGCCGGCGCGGGCTGCCGGTGGTGGGCCGCGAGCCCGAGCGCGCCCAGCTCGCCGCGGCCGTGCGCGCGCTGGCCGACACGGGCACCGGCCGCACCCTGCTCATCGACGCGGAGGCCGGCATGGGCAAGTCCGTGCTGGTGGACGAGGCGCTCGAGGGCGCGCGCGCGCTGGGCGTGTCCACCGCCCAGGGCGAGGGCACGTCCGAGGAGCGGGCCCGGGCCTACCACGCCTGGCGTCCCGTGCTCGCGCGGCTGCTCGGCCTGGAGGCCGCGCCGGACCCTGGCGCCCGCGCCGCGATCCTGCTCGAGCGGCTGCGGCACCGGCCCGAGCACGTCGCCTGGGCCCCCCTGCTCAACGGGGTGCTGCCCGTGCAGCTGCCCGAGGGCGACGGCCTCCAGCACATGACGGCCGCGCTGCGCGGCAGCAACACGCGCGAGCTCCTGGTGCAGCTGCTCGACGACGCCTGCCGCGAGCGGCCCCGCATGGTGGTGCTGGACGACGCGCACTGGATGGACTCGGCCTCGTGGGAGCTGGCGCTCGCGGCCCAGCGGCGCGTGCGGCGGCTCTTGCTCGTGCTCTGCGCGCGGCCCCCCACCGAGACGGCCGACACCGGGCACCGGCAGCTGCGCGAGGCGCCGGGCACGCGCCTGTTGACGCTCGGGCGCATGCCCGAGGAGGACGTCCTGGCGCTCGTGTGCCAGCGGCTCGGCGCGCGGCGGCTGCCCGGGCCGATGGTGACGCTCTTGCGCGAGCGCGCCGAGGGCCACCCCTTCTTCGGCGAGCAGCTGGCGTGTGCCCTGCGTGACGCGGGCCACCTCGTCGTGGAGCGCGGCGACTGCCGCTGGGCGCCGGGCCCGGGTGGGACGGCGCCCCCGGGCCTGCCCAGCACCATCCAGGGCCTGCTCATCAGCCGCATGGACCGGCTCACGCCCCAGCAGCAGCTCACCCTCAAGGTGGCCAGCGTGCTCGGCCGGGCTTTTCCCCTCGTGCTCCTGCGCGACATCCACCCGGTCGCCTCGGACCGGGAGTCGCTGGCCGAGCAGCTGGACGCGTTGCACCACCTGGGGCTCGTGCAGCCCCAGAAGGCCTCGGCCCAGGGGCCCGAGTATGCCTTCCAGCACATCCTCATCCAGGAGGCCGCCTACCACCTCATGGCGTTCGCCCAGCGGCGCGAGCTGCACCGCGCCGTGGCCGAGCACCACGAGCGCGCCGAGCACAGCGAGGAGCGGCTGCCCCTGCTCGCCCACCACTGGCACCGCGCCGAGCAGCCCGAGCGCGCCCTGTCCTACCTGGAGCGCGCGGCCGAGACGGCCTCGGGGCGCGGCGCGCCCCGGGAGGCCATCGCCCTGCTCACCCAGGCCCTGGCGCTGGCCACGGGGGGCGCGCCGCCGCTCGGGCCCCTGCGCGCCACGCGCTGGAATGCCCGGCTCGCCCAGGCCCACCACGCGCTCGGGGACATGGACACCGCGCTCGCCCACGCCGACCGCGCCCTCGCGCTGCTCGGCGACACCCGGCCCACCACGCGCTGGGCCTGGGGACGGCGGCTCGTGCGCGAGGGCGGCCAGCACCTGGTGGGGCTCGCCCTGTCGCGCGGGTGCGCCGCGACCGGCCCGGACGAGCACCGCGAGCGCCTCACGCTCGCCGCGGGCCTCTTCTCCCTGCTCGCCGAGCAGAGCTTCTACGACGACCGGCTCCTGGAGAGCATGGCCTGCAACTTCGCCGCGGTGAACCGCGCGGAGGCCGTGCGCGCCTTCTCCACCGCGGCCGTGGCCTACAACGCCCTGGGCTACATGGCGGGCATGGGGCGCTCGCGCCCGCTCGCGCGGCACTACTTCCGCCGCGCGGCCACGCCCGGCCCGAGCCCCCACACCGACGTGGTGGAGGGCGCCTACCACCTCACCTTCGGCCGGTGGGAGGAGGGGCTCGGACAGGTGGAGCGCGGCATCGCCGCGGCCCGGCGCATCAACGACTGCTTCACCCAGTGCACGGGCCTGGAGGTGCTGGGCATGGGCCTGGAGCTGGCGCGCGCGCCGGGCGCCGCCCAGGCCGTGCGCGAGACGATGTTGCAGGTGGCCACCGAGGCGGCGAGCGCGGTGAACACCATGTGGGCCCTGTCGGAGATGGCCACCACGCTGTTGCACCTGGCCCGGCCGCGCGAGGCCGCCGAGCGACTGCGCGAGGCCCAGGCCCTGCTGCCACGCTCGGATCCGCTCGCCGTGCTGCGCTACCACTGCAACGCGGCGCTCGTGGCCCACCGCACCGGAGAAGACATCCAGGCGCGCGGCCACGCCCACGAGGCCCTGCGCATGCTGCGCGCCCGCCCCGTGGTGGTGTGGTCCGACGTCACCTCGCTCAGCGCCCTGGCCCAGGCTTGTCTGGAATTGTGGGAGGACGCCCAGGGCGCGAGCGCCGCCGTGTGCGGGGAATTCCGCGCCCTCACCCGTGACGCGCTGCGCGTCCTCGTCAAAGCGGGTCGGCTCTACCCCACCGCGCGCAGCCGCGCCGAGCGCCTGGCCGGCACGAGCGCCTGGCTGGAGGGCCGCCGCGAGCGGGCGGTGCGGCTGTGGCGGCGCGCGCTCGCGTCCGCGCGGGAGCACCGTCTGCCCACGGACGAGGCCCTGGCCCACCAGGCGCTCGCCCGCGCCGCGCCGCCCACGAGCGCCACCCGCGCGGTGCATCGACACCAGGCGCGCCGCCTGTTCGAGCACCTGGGTGCTCACGGCTTGATACAAGCACTGGACAGGTGGGAGTACCCTTCAACACTCCCCTGA
- a CDS encoding ATP-binding protein translates to MSGPSTANRRILVVDDNQAIHQDFRKILCAPPATAALDAMEAALFGGVAAPSADVGFEVDSAHQGEEGVARVKAAMAEGRPYALAFVDIRMPPGIDGVETALRLWKEDEDLQVVLCSAYSDYSWEEMTQRLGVSQRLLILRKPFDNIEVRQLAHALTEKWSLLRQSHRRMEDLTREVEAWTQELAVANDRLRKEMEDRAKLEVRLVQAQRLEALGRLTAGLAHEINNPLSVIMASVGFMRSELEEHTKGGRPLDSGELGEVCSDALIGAERILRIVNDFRLFSRLDGEPQKQVDLREVLDHAVSGASYNLGRAQLVRDFQDVPTVWGSEQGLEQVFMGLLNNAGYATKNGEEPRVSIIARQRDEGWVMVEVRDNGVGIAPEHLGRIFDPFFTTKPPGTGTGLGLSICYGIVSGLGGAIEVDSTPGKGSTFRVKLPRGPEHTAAM, encoded by the coding sequence ATGAGCGGGCCCAGCACAGCCAACCGCCGCATTCTGGTGGTGGACGACAACCAGGCCATCCACCAGGACTTCCGCAAGATTCTCTGCGCGCCGCCGGCCACCGCCGCGCTGGACGCCATGGAGGCGGCGCTCTTCGGAGGCGTGGCGGCCCCCAGCGCGGACGTGGGCTTCGAGGTGGACTCGGCGCACCAGGGCGAGGAGGGCGTGGCGCGCGTGAAGGCGGCCATGGCCGAGGGCCGGCCCTACGCGCTGGCCTTCGTGGACATCCGCATGCCGCCGGGCATCGACGGCGTGGAGACGGCCCTGCGCCTGTGGAAGGAGGACGAGGACCTGCAGGTGGTGCTCTGCTCGGCCTACTCCGACTACTCGTGGGAGGAGATGACCCAGCGGCTGGGCGTCAGCCAGCGCCTGCTCATCCTGCGCAAGCCCTTCGACAACATCGAGGTGCGCCAGCTCGCCCACGCGCTCACGGAGAAGTGGAGCCTGTTGCGCCAGAGCCACCGGCGCATGGAGGACCTCACGCGCGAGGTGGAGGCGTGGACCCAGGAGCTGGCGGTCGCCAATGACCGGCTGCGCAAGGAGATGGAGGACCGGGCGAAGCTGGAGGTCCGGCTCGTGCAGGCCCAGCGGCTCGAGGCGCTCGGGCGGCTCACCGCGGGGCTCGCGCACGAAATCAACAACCCCCTGAGCGTCATCATGGCCAGCGTGGGCTTCATGCGCTCGGAGCTGGAGGAGCACACCAAGGGCGGCCGCCCGCTCGACTCGGGGGAGCTCGGCGAGGTGTGCTCGGACGCGCTCATCGGCGCGGAGCGGATCCTCCGCATCGTGAACGACTTCCGGCTCTTCTCGCGCCTGGACGGCGAGCCGCAGAAGCAGGTGGACCTGCGCGAGGTGCTGGACCATGCCGTGTCCGGGGCGAGCTACAACCTGGGCCGGGCGCAGCTGGTGCGCGACTTCCAGGACGTGCCCACGGTGTGGGGCAGCGAGCAGGGCCTGGAGCAGGTGTTCATGGGCCTGCTCAACAACGCGGGCTACGCCACCAAGAATGGCGAGGAGCCGCGGGTGAGCATCATCGCGCGCCAGCGCGACGAGGGCTGGGTGATGGTGGAGGTGCGCGACAACGGGGTGGGCATCGCCCCCGAGCACCTCGGCCGCATCTTCGACCCCTTCTTCACCACCAAGCCCCCGGGCACGGGCACGGGCCTGGGCCTGTCCATCTGCTACGGCATCGTCTCGGGCCTGGGCGGCGCCATCGAGGTGGACAGCACGCCCGGCAAGGGCTCCACCTTCCGGGTGAAGCTGCCCCGGGGGCCCGAGCACACGGCGGCGATGTGA
- a CDS encoding oxygenase MpaB family protein: MPSSLWTHDFMDEMRLQGDPLADGVIEKLFADGSVASVNQLLHTLVGNDDLPSNKLPVDVQQYLLLTRPVLTRTDVEKLRRAQEVFELFGPEVMMILGFYSLPAAYAARRGVQVLARTGNLSINPVRRVFETAQMVVDVMSRGGLEPAGRGVRTTQKVRLLHAAVRRLIRKDRRGAWAEQELGVPINQEDMAGTLMTFSYVVLEGLKALRIELTPEQQDAWLHAWKLVGRTLGVHERLLPDGLDEARMLTRFIRERQVEPSAEGVALTAALIEGMKAMVPAPLEGLPASMIHFFLDQDQWQGLNVADMLCVPQPDWTTSIAQAITYVGGFTDWVGDHTFLPARLVRLVSKDIVEAMLRTEVGGKRALFQIPEELRGVWNLKARGTRPSGRHLAVGPDSGLRVA, encoded by the coding sequence ATGCCGTCGAGCCTCTGGACTCACGACTTCATGGACGAGATGCGGCTGCAGGGAGATCCGCTCGCCGATGGAGTGATCGAGAAGCTGTTCGCGGATGGAAGCGTGGCGTCGGTCAACCAGCTCTTGCACACGCTGGTCGGCAATGACGACCTGCCGTCGAACAAACTGCCCGTGGACGTGCAGCAGTATCTGCTCCTCACCCGGCCGGTGCTCACGCGCACGGACGTGGAGAAGCTGCGGCGGGCCCAGGAAGTCTTCGAGCTGTTCGGCCCCGAGGTGATGATGATCCTCGGCTTCTATTCGCTGCCGGCGGCGTACGCGGCGCGCCGGGGCGTGCAGGTGCTCGCGCGCACGGGCAACCTGTCCATCAATCCGGTGCGGCGCGTCTTCGAGACGGCGCAGATGGTCGTGGATGTGATGAGCCGGGGCGGCCTGGAGCCCGCGGGCCGGGGCGTGCGCACCACCCAGAAGGTGCGGCTGTTGCACGCGGCGGTGCGGCGGCTCATCCGCAAGGATCGGCGCGGCGCCTGGGCGGAGCAGGAGCTGGGCGTGCCCATCAACCAGGAGGACATGGCCGGCACGCTGATGACCTTCTCCTATGTGGTGCTCGAGGGCCTCAAGGCGCTGCGCATCGAGCTCACCCCGGAGCAGCAGGACGCCTGGCTGCACGCATGGAAGCTCGTGGGGCGCACGCTCGGGGTGCACGAGCGGCTGCTGCCCGACGGCCTGGACGAGGCGCGCATGCTCACGCGCTTCATCCGCGAGCGGCAGGTGGAGCCCAGCGCCGAGGGCGTGGCGCTCACGGCCGCGCTCATCGAGGGCATGAAGGCGATGGTGCCCGCGCCGCTCGAGGGGCTGCCGGCGAGCATGATCCACTTCTTCCTGGATCAGGACCAATGGCAGGGGCTCAACGTGGCGGACATGCTGTGCGTGCCCCAGCCGGACTGGACGACGAGCATCGCGCAGGCCATCACCTACGTGGGCGGCTTCACCGACTGGGTGGGCGACCACACCTTCCTGCCGGCGCGGCTCGTGCGGCTGGTGAGCAAGGACATCGTCGAGGCGATGCTCCGCACGGAGGTGGGCGGCAAGCGCGCCCTCTTCCAGATTCCCGAGGAGCTGCGCGGCGTGTGGAACCTCAAGGCCCGGGGGACGCGTCCCTCGGGGCGCCACCTCGCGGTCGGCCCGGACAGCGGGCTGAGGGTGGCGTGA
- a CDS encoding immunity 52 family protein translates to MNETYYLGVYWPARADSAEQCAQHVSRLFQSLAACDPKLTSWYNKGWTLEEALSKRLDTQASVLHRQFSRREASAETPRADGYSLRIWNGEPDEGSASLSIRCGEGSPWIPNSCVLTPPEQGPTAERLLRVPTLAQVLRAMVHAFEPEWGLATSHAHRDLVSDSATPGTFIGWLTYFSHRRGPLPALPPSVHLEPVDPLGTLLVLTPERFTATRPDHLALARDVSARLRQAGLLSPLHPESC, encoded by the coding sequence ATGAACGAGACCTATTATCTGGGCGTGTACTGGCCAGCGCGAGCGGACTCCGCGGAGCAGTGTGCCCAACACGTCTCTCGACTGTTTCAGTCACTCGCGGCGTGTGATCCCAAACTCACATCTTGGTACAACAAGGGCTGGACCCTCGAAGAGGCCTTGTCCAAACGACTGGACACCCAAGCCTCGGTCCTTCACCGGCAATTCTCCAGGCGAGAAGCCTCCGCGGAGACCCCTCGAGCTGACGGCTATTCGTTGAGAATCTGGAACGGCGAGCCGGACGAAGGCAGCGCAAGCCTTTCCATCCGCTGTGGAGAAGGCTCTCCCTGGATTCCCAACAGCTGCGTGCTCACCCCCCCCGAGCAAGGGCCCACGGCGGAGCGACTGCTGCGCGTCCCGACGCTCGCCCAGGTGCTGCGCGCCATGGTGCACGCCTTCGAACCCGAGTGGGGCCTCGCCACCTCCCACGCGCACCGCGACCTCGTGTCCGACTCCGCCACGCCGGGCACCTTCATCGGCTGGCTCACCTACTTCTCCCACCGCCGCGGCCCCCTTCCCGCCCTGCCCCCTTCCGTCCACCTCGAACCCGTGGACCCCCTCGGCACCCTGCTCGTCCTCACCCCCGAGCGCTTCACCGCCACCCGGCCCGACCATCTGGCGCTCGCTCGAGACGTCTCCGCGCGGCTGCGACAGGCCGGCCTGCTGTCACCCCTTCACCCCGAGTCCTGCTGA
- a CDS encoding GNAT family N-acetyltransferase, whose amino-acid sequence MSLSAPSAWRVRPARPEDGPALGAMGAALIRMHHAQDSRRFMAPGDDAESGYRWWLTKELKRAGAVVLVAERDGAVLGYAYGTVEGRDWNALREPHGEFHDLWVQPAARGTGVGAALAEALMHGLRERGVPRVMLMAAVGNGSARRLFERLGWRPTMVEMTREARPDDGG is encoded by the coding sequence GTGAGCCTGTCCGCTCCGTCCGCCTGGCGCGTGCGTCCCGCCCGGCCCGAGGATGGCCCCGCGCTCGGGGCCATGGGCGCGGCGCTCATCCGGATGCACCACGCGCAGGACTCGCGGCGCTTCATGGCGCCCGGCGACGACGCCGAGTCCGGCTACCGGTGGTGGCTCACCAAGGAGCTCAAGCGCGCGGGCGCGGTGGTGCTGGTGGCCGAGCGCGACGGGGCCGTGCTGGGCTACGCCTACGGCACCGTGGAGGGCCGGGACTGGAACGCCCTGCGCGAGCCCCACGGCGAGTTCCATGACCTGTGGGTGCAGCCCGCGGCCCGGGGCACGGGCGTGGGCGCGGCGCTCGCCGAGGCGCTGATGCACGGCCTGCGCGAGCGGGGCGTGCCGCGGGTCATGTTGATGGCGGCGGTGGGCAACGGCTCCGCGCGGCGGCTCTTCGAGCGGCTGGGCTGGCGCCCCACCATGGTGGAGATGACGCGCGAGGCCCGGCCCGACGACGGCGGCTGA